The Rosa rugosa chromosome 3, drRosRugo1.1, whole genome shotgun sequence sequence TTGAAAAGCCATTAGTAAGTGTGAGAAAGAGTCACACTAATAAAAGACGAAGATTGTTTGCTCTTGAGATGTTCCAACAGTTGTCCTTATAGAGGAAAAGTTTTCCTCATATCATAAGGATACAACAATTCAATTAGCTTTTTCCAATTCCTCAAGGAAAATGATTCCTAATATAATTGGGAATACAAAGGGTTGGGATTCCTATTATTCACGAATGAAcaatattatttaaaaaaaattaacaattttATTGCACGAATCATGACCAGCATCAAAATAGTGGTAATCTACTAATTAATTTATGAAATTATGTACCATTCAAACAAGTAGAGTTCTTTGCGagtctaattaattaatttgcaTATTTTCAGTTCATAAGAATCTTAATTTTGAGACCCTAAGTTTGATTGATATATATCCAAACTCAAAACCCTAATATAATTAAAGAAGAAACATTTTCATATCATTTGGTTTGGTGCATGATGTAATATTTTCATATCCTGGTGTATCGCTCGTTAATGACTTCACACATGTTCACTAATATTGGGAAGCTGTTCTTAGGACGTGCCAACAACACCAATATAGAGAAGTTGGTCACCCAAATACACCAAATCCCTTATCTTAACACAGAAGTTTCTCAATATAAATTCATACCATCCCTCCCCATGCCATTCCACACAATCAACCTCCACTTGAATTTTAACCTCCATCTCCTCTAGCTATCTCTCCTTATTTCAGACATTTGATGCAAGCAACAAAAGTTTTAAGGCTCACATAGTGGTTAGTATGGCGTTCAAAGGAATTGAGTTGGGTCTTGCCCTGGTCTTAGTGATCATGCTACTGGGTCGAGCCACAGCTCAATCAAGTTGCACCAGTACACTCGCAAGCCTGGCTCCATGCCTCAACTACGTTACCGGAAACTCATCAACCCCGTCGTCTTCTTGCTGCTCGCAGCTCTCAATAGTTGTACAGTCATCGCCGCAGTGCCTTTGCTCATTGCTCAATGGCGGAGGTTCCACATTGGGCATCACCATAAACCAAACACTTGCTCTATCTCTTCCTGGTGCTTGTAATGTGAAAACTCCACCCGTTAGCCAGTGTAAATGTAAGTAGTCGAATTTCcctttttatatatctaatgagGTAATTAACATTTACAAGTTAATTTATATGAATGTGGTGAAGCAGCTGCCAATGGACCTACAACTTCTTCAGCAAGTACTCCTACAGCGAGATCTCCAGCAGATAATTCCAACAATCAAACACCCGCAGATGCAAATACACCTGAAGCTGCAATTACACCTTCAGCCTCAGATGTTCCAGCAGGtagaaaatttatatatatacgtaCTGTATATGTCATGTTACCAAACTATCAATCTCCACTAATAATCAAGTGAATCTTTATGTGTTGTCCAATTTAACAGTCTATCAACAATATTAAGCATTTGATGCTGAATTCTAGCTTCAATTGGGTTTAATTATCGCAGGAGGGTCTAAAACGTACAGTTCCATCAACAGACGGCGACACATCCGATGGAAGCAGGAACATCAATGCACCCCTTCACTTCGTGCTCTTCCTCATTTTCGTTGTATCCTGTGCTTCAAGCATCACCAAATTTTGAGTCTTTGGGAACTATATATATTGTGGTTATAAAAATATTTCGACTAGTTGCCCCAGTGGACTA is a genomic window containing:
- the LOC133736012 gene encoding non-specific lipid transfer protein GPI-anchored 5-like isoform X1; translation: MAFKGIELGLALVLVIMLLGRATAQSSCTSTLASLAPCLNYVTGNSSTPSSSCCSQLSIVVQSSPQCLCSLLNGGGSTLGITINQTLALSLPGACNVKTPPVSQCKSANGPTTSSASTPTARSPADNSNNQTPADANTPEAAITPSASDVPAGGSKTYSSINRRRHIRWKQEHQCTPSLRALPHFRCILCFKHHQILSLWELYILWL
- the LOC133736012 gene encoding non-specific lipid transfer protein GPI-anchored 5-like isoform X2; amino-acid sequence: MAFKGIELGLALVLVIMLLGRATAQSSCTSTLASLAPCLNYVTGNSSTPSSSCCSQLSIVVQSSPQCLCSLLNGGGSTLGITINQTLALSLPGACNVKTPPVSQCKSANGPTTSSASTPTARSPADNSNNQTPADANTPEAAITPSASDVPAGRKFIYIRTEGLKRTVPSTDGDTSDGSRNINAPLHFVLFLIFVVSCASSITKF